A portion of the Musa acuminata AAA Group cultivar baxijiao chromosome BXJ1-1, Cavendish_Baxijiao_AAA, whole genome shotgun sequence genome contains these proteins:
- the LOC103993252 gene encoding transketolase, chloroplastic, whose protein sequence is MAASSSVNAAQAIVGLAVSSHGSHSADRVAVPAGGFALSSLAGRSLTCSHSPRFQQQRRCPRQASRAARRAAPARAAAVETLEAAATEALVEKSINTIRFLAIDAVEKANSGHPGLPMGCAPMGHILYDEVMRYNPKNPYWFNRDRFVLSAGHGCMLQYALLHLAGYDSVQMEDIKQFRQWGSRTPGHPENFETPGVEVTTGPLGQGVANAVGLALAERHLAARFNKPDNEIVDHYTYVILGDGCQMEGIANEACSIAGHWGLGKLIAFYDDNHISIDGDTEIAFTEDVSARFDALGWHTIWVKNGNTGYDDIRAAIMEAKAVKDKPTLIKVTTTIGYGSPNKANSYSVHGSALGAKEVDATRQNLGWPYEPFHVPEDIKSHWSRHVAEGASLEAEWNAKFAEYEKKYKEDAAELKAIVSGELPAGWEKALPTYTPESPADATRNLSQQNLNALAKVLPGLLGGSADLASSNMTLLKMFGDFQKGTPEERNVRFGVREHGMGAICNGIALHSPGLLPYCATFFVFTDYMRAAIRISALCEAGVIYVMTHDSIGLGEDGPTHQPIEHLISFRAMPNILMLRPADGNETAGAYKVAVLNRKRPSVLALSRQKLPQLAGTSIEGVEKGGYIVSDNSSGNKPDLILMGTGSELEIAAKAADELRKTGKTVRVVSLVCWELFEEQSDEYKESVLPAAVTAKISIEAGATLGWEKYVGGKGKAIGIDRFGASAPAGRIYKEFGITADSIITAAKSL, encoded by the exons ATGGCCGCTTCATCCTCCGTGAACGCCGCCCAAGCCATCGTTGGCCTCGCCGTCTCTAGCCATGGTTCCCACTCCGCCGACCGCGTCGCCGTCCCCGCCGGCGGATTCGCCCTCAGCTCCCTCGCCGGCCGCTCCCTCACCTGCTCCCACTCCCCCCGTTTCCAGCAGCAGCGCCGGTGCCCGCGGCAGGCGTCACGCGCCGCGCGTCGCGCGGCGCCCGCCAGGGCCGCCGCGGTGGAGACCCTCGAGGCCGCCGCCACGGAGGCCCTCGTCGAGAAGTCCATCAACACCATCAGGTTCCTCGCCATCGACGCCGTCGAGAAGGCCAACTCCGGCCACCCGGGCCTCCCCATGGGGTGCGCGCCCATGGGCCACATCCTGTACGACGAGGTCATGAGGTACAACCCCAAGAACCCCTACTGGTTCAACCGCGACCGCTTCGTCCTCTCCGCCGGCCATGGCTGCATGCTCCAGTACGCCTTGCTCCACCTTGCTGGCTACGACAGCGTCCAG ATGGAGGACATCAAGCAATTCCGGCAATGGGGGAGCAGAACTCCCGGCCATCCTGAGAATTTCGAGACGCCCGGAGTTGAAGTCACCACCG GGCCACTTGGTCAAGGCGTAGCCAATGCCGTAGGATTGGCACTTGCTGAGAGACACCTTGCGGCCCGTTTCAATAAGCCTGACAACGAGATCGTCGACCATTACAC ATATGTTATACTCGGAGACGGTTGCCAAATGGAGGGCATCGCAAACGAAGCTTGTTCGATCGCCGGACACTGGGGTCTCGGCAAACTCATCGCCTTCTACGATGACAACCACATCTCCATCGATGGAGACACAGAGATCGCGTTTACAGAAGATGTGTCTGCTCGTTTCGACGCTCTCGGGTGGCATACTATCTGGGTGAAGAACGGTAACACAGGGTATGATGACATTCGTGCCGCGATCATGGAAGCAAAGGCTGTCAAAGATAAACCAACACTCATCAAG GTCACCACTACCATCGGATATGGATCGCCCAACAAGGCGAACTCGTACAGTGTGCATGGAAGTGCATTGGGTGCCAAGGAAGTCGATGCAACTCGACAGAATCTTGGATGGCCGTACGAGCCTTTCCATGTGCCCGAGGATATCAAGAG TCACTGGAGCCGCCATGTCGCTGAAGGTGCGTCCCTTGAAGCTGAGTGGAACGCCAAGTTTGCAGAGTACGAGAAGAAGTACAAGGAGGATGCTGCAGAGCTGAAAGCCATCGTATCGGGAGAATTGCCTGCCGGATGGGAGAAAGCTCTTCCG ACATACACTCCTGAGAGTCCTGCCGATGCTACCAGAAACTTGTCGCAACAGAACTTGAATGCGCTTGCGAAAGTTCTACCTGGACTTCTCGGGGGTAGTGCAGATCTCGCATCCTCCAACATGACATTGCTCAAGATGTTTGGGGACTTCCAGAAGGGCACGCCCGAGGAGCGTAATGTTCGTTTTGGTGTTCGGGAGCACGGGATGGGCGCCATCTGCAACGGCATCGCCCTCCACAGCCCCGGCCTTCTCCCCTACTGTGCGACCTTCTTTGTTTTCACGGACTACATGAGAGCTGCCATCAGGATCTCAGCTTTGTGCGAGGCAGGAGTCATCTATGTGATGACGCATGATTCCATCGGTCTCGGGGAGGACGGTCCGACTCACCAGCCGATCGAACACTTGATAAGCTTCCGAGCCATGCCGAACATTCTAATGCTCAGGCCTGCCGATGGAAATGAGACCGCCGGAGCATACAAGGTCGCGGTGCTCAACAGGAAGAGGCCATCGGTGCTCGCTCTCTCGCGGCAGAAGCTTCCTCAGCTTGCGGGAACATCAATCGAGGGAGTAGAGAAGGGAGGGTACATCGTTTCAGATAACTCCTCAGGTAACAAACCAGACCTGATCTTGATGGGCACCGGTTCGGAACTGGAAATTGCAGCGAAGGCTGCCGACGAGCTGAGGAAGACGGGGAAAACGGTCCGAGTGGTATCGCTCGTCTGCTGGGAGTTGTTCGAGGAGCAATCAGATGAATACAAGGAGAGTGTGCTCCCCGCTGCGGTGACTGCTAAGATCAGTATCGAGGCAGGTGCCACGCTTGGATGGGAGAAGTACGTCGGCGGCAAAGGGAAGGCCATCGGGATAGATCGGTTTGGAGCGAGCGCTCCTGCGGGGAGAATATACAAGGAGTTCGGCATAACGGCAGACAGTATCATTACCGCAGCCAAATCGCTCTAA
- the LOC135672180 gene encoding amine oxidase [copper-containing] gamma 2-like encodes MEGFPSPKHLLLLLFTAALLLVSLSLRSFPTIRSLSSHRHSFRGGSTGTDGAGVTMHVHKNPYHPLDPLTYNEIKAIRSILASHPDFASPNTFPSIHSLSLLEPEKAVVLAWRPGDTLPPRRALVVAYSANHTHVLPVDIASRRVLRHVVRARPAGYPSLTPEEMERATKAAAAHPDVINAVFYRGLNPSSGVVCGPLASGWYGPEEENRRVIKVQCYAKSPNFYMSPVEGLTVTVDVDTGGVIRVSDQGLGIPVPRNRDTDYRYESQRRMPTTEAVAVNPMSMEQAGRPSMRVGAGGHAVRWAGWEVHIRPDARAGMVVSRARFRDPEGGGAWRDVMYKGMVSELFVPYMDPGEGWYFKTYMDAGEYGMGTNAFPLLRLNDCPRNAIYMDAVFAAADGTPFVRPDVVCVFERYEGEVAWRHTENPVFGYDIREARPKVTLVARMVASVGNYDYTVDWEFQMDGLIRVKVSLSGMLMVKATRYGNLSQVPEGEDLYGTLVADNIVGVVHDHFVTFYLDMDVDGPSNSFVKVHMETQETAPGESPRKSYMKVVREVARTEEDAKVKLKLYDPSEFHVVNPSRLSKLGNPSGYKLVPGATAASLLDLDDPPQKRAAFTNNQIWVTPYNRSEEWAGGLLAYQSHGDDNLAVWSQRDRKIENEDIVLWYTMGFHHVPCQEDYPIMPTVFSTFDLKPVNFFRINPIIRAAPYTEEDLPVCSGVHATL; translated from the exons ATGGAAGGTTTCCCCTCTCCTAAACACctgcttcttctcctcttcacCGCCGCCCTCCTCCTCGTCTCCTTGTCGCTCCGCTCCTTCCCCACCATCCGATCCCTCTCGTCCCACCGTCACTCTTTCCGTGGCGGTTCCACCGGAACTGATGGCGCCGGGGTGACTATGCACGTCCACAAAAATCCGTACCACCCCCTCGACCCTCTTACGTATAACGAGATAAAGGCCATCCGTTCCATCCTCGCTTCCCACCCGGACTTCGCCTCGCCGAACACCTTCCCGTCCATCCACTCCCTGTCGCTCTTGGAGCCCGAGAAGGCCGTCGTCCTCGCGTGGCGCCCCGGGGACACACTCCCTCCTCGCCGCGCCCTCGTCGTCGCCTATTCCGCCAACCACACCCACGTCCTCCCCGTCGACATCGCCTCCCGCAGGGTCCTCCGTCACGTCGTCCGCGCCCGGCCCGCCGGATACCCCAGCCTCACCCCCGAGGAAATGGAGCGTGCCACGAAGGCCGCCGCTGCGCACCCGGACGTTATCAACGCCGTATTTTATCGCGGCCTGAACCCGTCGTCCGGCGTTGTCTGCGGACCGCTGGCGTCGGGTTGGTACGGGCCGGAGGAGGAGAACCGGCGGGTGATCAAGGTCCAGTGCTACGCCAAGTCCCCCAACTTCTACATGAGCCCGGTGGAGGGGCTCACGGTGACTGTGGACGTGGACACGGGTGGGGTGATCCGCGTCTCGGACCAGGGGCTTGGGATCCCAGTGCCGCGCAACAGGGACACGGACTACCGCTACGAGTCGCAGAGGAGGATGCCGACGACCGAGGCGGTGGCGGTGAACCCGATGTCGATGGAGCAGGCGGGGAGGCCTAGCATGAGGGTGGGGGCGGGCGGGCACGCGGTACGGTGGGCGGGGTGGGAGGTGCACATCCGGCCGGACGCGCGGGCGGGGATGGTGGTGTCCCGGGCGCGTTTCCGGGACCCGGAGGGCGGTGGGGCGTGGCGGGATGTGATGTACAAAGGGATGGTGTCGGAGCTGTTCGTGCCGTACATGGACCCAGGGGAGGGGTGGTACTTCAAGACCTACATGGACGCCGGCGAGTACGGGATGGGGACGAACGCCTTCCCCCTGCTCCGCCTCAACGACTGCCCCCGGAACGCCATCTACATGGACGCGGTGTTCGCAGCGGCTGACGGCACCCCCTTCGTGCGCCCGGACGTCGTCTGCGTGTTCGAGCGCTACGAGGGAGAAGTGGCCTGGCGGCACACCGAGAACCCCGTGTTCGGCTACGAC ATAAGGGAGGCGAGGCCGAAGGTGACGCTGGTGGCCAGGATGGTGGCGTCCGTGGGGAACTACGACTACACCGTGGATTGGGAGTTTCAGATGGATGGCCTCATCCGAGTGaag GTGAGTCTCAGCGGCATGCTGATGGTGAAGGCGACACGCTACGGGAACCTGAGCCAAGTGCCGGAGGGGGAAGACCTGTACGGGACGCTGGTCGCCGACAACATCGTCGGCGTGGTCCACGACCACTTCGTGACATTCTACCTGGATATGGACGTGGACGGGCCCAGCAACTCCTTCGTCAAGGTGCACATGGAGACGCAGGAGACGGCCCCCGGGGAGTCCCCCAGGAAGAGCTACATGAAGGTGGTGAGGGAGGTGGCCAGGACGGAGGAGGACGCGAAGGTAAAGCTGAAGCTGTACGACCCCTCCGAGTTCCACGTCGTCAACCCTTCGCGTCTCTCCAAGCTCGGCAACCCCTCGGGGTACAAGTTGGTGCCCGGCGCCACCGCTGCAAGCTTGCTGGACTTGGACGATCCTCCACAGAAACGAGCCGCATTCACCAATAACCAG ATATGGGTCACTCCATACAACCGCAGCGAAGAGTGGGCGGGCGGCCTGCTCGCGTATCAGAGCCACGGGGACGACAACCTCGCTGTTTGGTCGCAGAG GGATCGGAAGATTGAGAACGAGGACATCGTCCTGTGGTACACCATGGGATTCCATCACGTACCATGCCAAGAGGACTACCCCATAATGCCCACCGTGTTCTCCACCTTCGACCTGAAACCTGTCAACTTCTTTAGGATCAATCCGATCATAAGAGCAGCGCCATACACCGAGGAAGATCTCCCGGTGTGCAGCGGGGTCCATGCAACGCTCTGA
- the LOC103993239 gene encoding small ribosomal subunit protein uS10z/uS10x has protein sequence MAAAYGAMKPTKLGLEEPQEQLHRIRITLSSKNVKNLEKVCADLVRGAKDKRLTVKGPVRMPTKVLHITTRKSPCGEGTNTWDRFELRVHKRVIDLVSSSEVVKQITSITIEPGVEVEVTIAEP, from the exons ATGGCGGCGGCGTACGGGGCGATGAAACCGACGAAGTTAGGGCTGGAAGAGCCACAGGAGCAGCTCCATCGCATCCGGATAACCCTTTCCTCCAAGAACGTCAAGAATCTCGAGAAGG TATGTGCGGATCTGGTGAGGGGAGCGAAGGACAAGCGGCTGACCGTGAAGGGGCCCGTGAGGATGCCCACCAAGGTTCTCCACATCACCACCAGGAAATCTCCCTGTGGTGAAG GAACCAACACATGGGATCGGTTTGAGCTCCGGGTGCACAAGAGGGTGATTGATCTGGTCAGCTCGTCTGAGGTTGTGAAGCAGATCACCTCGATCACCATTGAGCCTGGGGTGGAGGTTGAGGTGACGATCGCAGAACCATGA